The Thermococcus thermotolerans genome contains a region encoding:
- the pglZ gene encoding BREX-4 system phosphatase PglZ, with product MENTLKVNFSELIPLLREEQEHPSYQGYLGGRFPTKIIYTDDYYTYVQIVKGITEKFNPIQVHLSEYCTKRDTLPDIHKAITEIKDELKKGENSLLLTSLSEVIRLNKRKGTKGYHPVHLLSRIHSIEVTPYTQSRLWVVLFGVSSFVQEYWKNSQDTRKVPPIYVPPIFPEEKKKPKICITKDNTVMTLAQDLGKNKILPVTGYREYLSLYESIPSLEMLMSAKILLTGSKILSKYLEKGDFPGIDIEHISTLKDVAEKILSINIPFEYSHDELKFWKELLRELNKLKIPDIVEYLKTTFNIKEFSWTHLLKQWKSSTDYKRWLIFNWMRLNVNLIDNQYLKLVLNNKAINYASFEKSIWVYPLERKLTLNLSEIKERKEVIMLMDLTPPQEFFILLEDTDNPIQKLSVLLGTKKEDKIQIILSVRDAIKRGISLEKTLRILQITFPDLYHYIAFINNPEIPERVQEYFREYILSKVLNEPSDKLLRLQREFNRDNLHTKFKHRNSVISELLSPPIVFIDGLGVEWSGLLKWYLEKHFTNHDIRITFAKASMPTTTEFNKLLGDKTIILTRDLDIVLHSKEYPENIIEEIETIKEIIQNKISKLKGKKFIITSDHGATQFNGYIKDRIKLPSSIQGQHKRDGRYFVITEINSLEDIDNTPEYLVEIKEDKKIYLISRTYKVFPGGKRSITETHGGATPEELIVPVIFVSPLSEAPAKVRVMKKIVRLVKPILEVKIESLYGLNEVILRIDGRDIKGETKTGNLWKFNLRKLKLRPGKYKGTLISGDKKIGEVEFEIRGGLEEEELI from the coding sequence ATGGAGAATACTCTCAAAGTTAATTTTTCAGAATTAATTCCTCTGCTCAGGGAAGAACAGGAACACCCATCATATCAAGGGTATCTTGGAGGTAGATTTCCAACTAAGATTATTTATACTGATGATTATTATACCTATGTCCAAATTGTTAAGGGAATAACAGAAAAGTTTAACCCCATCCAAGTTCACTTGTCAGAATATTGTACAAAAAGAGACACTCTTCCAGATATCCATAAAGCAATAACTGAAATTAAAGATGAACTAAAAAAAGGAGAGAACTCATTGCTACTGACTTCACTTAGTGAAGTTATCAGACTGAATAAAAGGAAAGGAACTAAGGGTTACCACCCAGTGCATCTCCTGAGTAGGATACACTCAATTGAAGTTACCCCATATACCCAAAGCAGACTTTGGGTGGTTCTGTTTGGTGTATCTTCTTTTGTGCAAGAATATTGGAAAAACTCACAAGATACAAGAAAAGTCCCTCCAATCTATGTGCCCCCAATTTTTCCAGAAGAAAAAAAGAAACCTAAGATTTGTATCACCAAAGACAACACAGTGATGACTTTAGCCCAAGACCTGGGAAAAAATAAAATCTTGCCTGTTACTGGATACAGAGAATATCTGAGTTTGTATGAAAGTATACCCTCTTTGGAGATGTTGATGTCAGCTAAAATTCTCTTAACAGGATCCAAGATACTATCTAAATACTTGGAAAAGGGAGACTTTCCTGGAATTGATATTGAACACATCTCTACATTAAAAGATGTTGCAGAGAAGATTCTGAGCATTAATATACCTTTTGAATATTCTCATGATGAGTTGAAGTTTTGGAAAGAGTTACTAAGAGAACTAAATAAGTTAAAGATTCCTGATATTGTGGAATACCTAAAAACAACATTCAACATAAAAGAGTTCTCATGGACCCATCTACTGAAACAATGGAAATCAAGTACTGATTACAAGAGATGGTTAATCTTCAACTGGATGAGACTCAATGTAAACTTAATTGATAATCAATATCTTAAACTTGTACTGAACAACAAAGCTATCAATTATGCATCATTTGAAAAGAGTATTTGGGTATATCCTCTAGAGAGAAAACTAACACTAAACCTTTCTGAAATAAAAGAGAGGAAAGAAGTTATTATGTTAATGGACCTAACACCTCCTCAAGAATTCTTTATCTTGCTTGAAGATACAGATAACCCAATTCAAAAGTTATCAGTACTACTTGGAACTAAAAAGGAAGATAAGATACAAATTATTCTATCAGTCAGAGATGCCATAAAGAGAGGTATCTCTTTAGAAAAGACACTAAGAATACTACAAATAACATTTCCAGACCTTTATCATTACATTGCATTCATAAACAACCCAGAAATCCCTGAGAGAGTTCAAGAGTACTTTAGAGAATACATTCTCTCCAAAGTGTTGAATGAGCCAAGTGACAAACTTCTTAGACTTCAGAGGGAATTTAATAGAGATAATCTACATACCAAGTTCAAACACAGGAATTCTGTTATTTCTGAACTATTGTCTCCACCAATAGTCTTTATTGATGGATTGGGGGTTGAGTGGAGTGGATTACTTAAGTGGTACTTAGAAAAACATTTCACTAATCATGATATCAGAATAACATTTGCAAAAGCTAGTATGCCAACTACAACTGAATTCAACAAGTTGCTAGGGGACAAGACAATAATTCTAACTAGAGACCTTGATATTGTGCTGCATAGTAAAGAATATCCAGAAAATATTATTGAGGAAATAGAGACAATCAAAGAGATAATACAAAACAAAATCTCCAAGCTAAAAGGCAAAAAATTCATAATAACTTCTGACCATGGAGCCACCCAATTTAATGGGTACATTAAAGACAGGATTAAACTACCATCTTCAATTCAAGGACAGCATAAAAGAGATGGTAGATACTTTGTAATAACTGAAATTAATTCACTGGAAGATATTGATAATACACCAGAGTATTTAGTAGAGATAAAAGAAGACAAAAAAATATATTTGATATCCAGAACATATAAGGTATTCCCTGGTGGAAAAAGAAGTATCACAGAGACTCATGGGGGAGCCACCCCAGAAGAACTTATTGTACCAGTTATATTTGTCAGCCCCCTTTCAGAAGCTCCTGCAAAAGTTAGGGTTATGAAAAAAATAGTTAGACTTGTGAAACCTATATTAGAAGTGAAAATTGAAAGCCTATATGGTCTAAATGAAGTGATATTAAGAATAGATGGAAGAGACATAAAAGGAGAAACAAAAACAGGGAACTTATGGAAGTTCAATCTAAGAAAACTCAAACTTAGGCCTGGAAAGTACAAAGGAACTCTGATATCTGGAGATAAGAAAATTGGTGAAGTTGAATTTGAGATTAGGGGTGGTCTTGAAGAAGAAGAGTTAATTTAG
- the brxL gene encoding BREX system Lon protease-like protein BrxL, which produces MPMDPLGEKIREIFYEESVYKDPQKSKVFSSLNIPSYLRDWLVKKFSDEEGNIDIEAIREFIREKIPRKEDAQVLKDRLINKQEQVSILAKIVVEIDIATGEALFHLPELGLPERKYQGRVERYLIQKYGEELLSLEGAWGIVTLDWRIEKVPGKSKEEGRLVCVDFKPFRPYRIDIDYYKEARREFSTEEWIDVLLRAMDYNPEGFISKKAKLWMIARLLPFVEKRVNLIELAPKGTGKSYVYSQLSKYGWLISGGSISRAKLFYDLNRRKPGLVSRFDYVALDEIQTVHFPNPEELRGALKGYLESGEYRVGNHRGVGEAGFILLGNIPIDFQGENRKVFLTLPEFFQESALIDRFHGFIKGWELPRIKEGMKARGWALNVEYFTEVLHRFRDDLTYRAIVDSLLYVPSHADSRDVEAIKRISTAFLKLLFPHVERPEDVHIDEFKKYCLDMAIEMRGFIRKQLHIMDPEYSPNLPEIEVIY; this is translated from the coding sequence ATGCCAATGGACCCATTAGGAGAAAAAATCAGAGAAATATTTTATGAAGAGAGTGTATACAAAGACCCTCAAAAATCTAAGGTATTTTCATCTCTAAATATACCCTCCTATCTAAGGGATTGGCTAGTTAAAAAATTCTCAGATGAAGAAGGAAATATTGACATTGAAGCTATCAGGGAGTTCATTAGAGAGAAAATACCAAGGAAGGAAGATGCTCAAGTCCTTAAAGACAGACTAATAAACAAACAGGAACAAGTCTCTATTCTAGCAAAGATTGTTGTTGAAATTGATATAGCTACAGGTGAAGCCCTCTTTCACTTACCTGAGTTAGGACTCCCTGAAAGAAAATATCAGGGAAGAGTGGAGAGATATCTAATACAAAAATATGGAGAAGAACTGCTATCTCTAGAAGGAGCCTGGGGTATTGTAACCCTGGACTGGAGAATTGAAAAAGTTCCTGGAAAATCAAAGGAAGAGGGAAGACTTGTATGTGTTGATTTTAAACCATTTAGACCTTATAGGATTGATATTGACTACTATAAGGAAGCCAGAAGGGAGTTTTCAACAGAAGAATGGATTGATGTCTTGTTAAGGGCAATGGATTACAATCCTGAGGGATTTATCTCAAAAAAAGCAAAGCTCTGGATGATAGCTAGACTTCTCCCATTTGTTGAAAAAAGAGTTAATCTTATTGAACTAGCCCCAAAAGGAACTGGTAAATCCTATGTTTACTCACAGTTAAGCAAGTATGGTTGGTTAATAAGTGGAGGTAGTATAAGCAGAGCCAAATTATTCTATGATTTAAACAGAAGGAAACCAGGATTAGTGAGCAGATTTGACTATGTTGCCTTAGATGAGATACAGACAGTACATTTCCCAAACCCTGAAGAGCTCAGAGGGGCTCTTAAAGGATATCTTGAAAGTGGGGAGTATAGAGTTGGTAACCATAGAGGAGTTGGTGAAGCTGGATTCATCCTCCTAGGAAATATTCCCATTGATTTCCAAGGGGAAAATAGGAAAGTATTCCTCACTCTTCCTGAGTTTTTCCAAGAATCAGCCCTCATTGATAGATTCCATGGATTCATTAAGGGATGGGAACTACCAAGGATAAAAGAAGGCATGAAAGCCAGAGGATGGGCTTTGAATGTTGAATATTTCACTGAGGTCTTACATAGATTTAGAGATGATTTAACATACAGGGCCATAGTAGATAGCTTATTATATGTCCCATCTCATGCTGATAGCAGAGATGTAGAAGCAATAAAAAGAATTAGTACAGCATTCTTGAAATTGCTATTCCCCCATGTTGAGAGGCCAGAAGATGTGCATATTGATGAATTCAAAAAATACTGCTTAGACATGGCAATTGAGATGAGAGGGTTCATAAGAAAACAATTGCACATAATGGACCCAGAGTATTCACCTAATCTTCCAGAGATTGAAGTTATCTACTAG